CTCATAGTTTCTTTTGTCATCTCCTCATCATCGCGAAGAGAAACAACTAATCCACTCTCATTGGGGTTATTAATGATTCTATGAAGAAGGTGGAGGTATCCTAAGTGACTTTTGTGTCCACCACGGCATCCAATAAAAGCTGTACATCGTCCTTCTGGTAATCCTCCAAGAGTTTCATTAAGTTTATCTGGGAGAGTATTCACTAATGTGGGAGATCGTTCAGGGGCAAGCCGTTTATATACTGATAGATAATAATGAATGGAAGGAAAGATAAATATTCCTCCTTCTTTTCTGTAAGGGTGATCACGCTTGAGTTTTCTGTTATAATCAGAAATTTCTTCTTCATATCTATCTGAGCCTTGTTCTGGTCTTGGTGGTATTTTGGGTTTTGAATAAATTTTCACTTGGTGCTTCCCTAAAATAGGTTCTTGATAACGAGCTTTAAGAATTTCTATCGTTCTAATATAATACTCTTGTAAATATGTATAATCTAATCGGACTACAATATCACATACATACTCCCAAAACTTATGTTCTTTATCAGAAGAGGCCGCGTCTAGAACAAATATGATAATTTTTGTCCTTTTAGATGCTGATCTTAGAAATTGCTGGAAAAACTCTTCTCGATCTTCTGGCTCTACGATATTTAGGCTATCAATTACTAATATATCAGGTGAAAATTTTCTCCGAAAAATCCACGAGATAACCCAAGCAAATATGCCACGAGGGGTTACCCATTGTTGGAGCGCCTTCAATGCAGTTGTAATTACCTGAGAAAGAACTTTCCACTTCTTAATTTTATCTTTACCCCAGATAGCTACCATAGGGACTTGTGGTGGTCCTTGAAAATCTTTAATTCTATCCTCCACATTTCTCCATCCAAATGATTTGGCATTTGTTATAAGCTGGTCAGATTCTGAGTCGGTAGAAATATATAGAGTATTTAACCTGCTCAAATAAACTTCATTTTGAAAGTGTATATTTTCTTCATCTCTATCCGTAGCCAGGCGATAACAAAGTTCTAAGGCAAGAG
The window above is part of the bacterium genome. Proteins encoded here:
- a CDS encoding ATPase domain-containing protein, with amino-acid sequence MARLQTEVSKAFWCRLIDNEAEFEEARVGIGNEEPRFVSWFDELFKGGILLQQEKPLTFLITGPPGSGKSTLALELCYRLATDRDEENIHFQNEVYLSRLNTLYISTDSESDQLITNAKSFGWRNVEDRIKDFQGPPQVPMVAIWGKDKIKKWKVLSQVITTALKALQQWVTPRGIFAWVISWIFRRKFSPDILVIDSLNIVEPEDREEFFQQFLRSASKRTKIIIFVLDAASSDKEHKFWEYVCDIVVRLDYTYLQEYYIRTIEILKARYQEPILGKHQVKIYSKPKIPPRPEQGSDRYEEEISDYNRKLKRDHPYRKEGGIFIFPSIHYYLSVYKRLAPERSPTLVNTLPDKLNETLGGLPEGRCTAFIGCRGGHKSHLGYLHLLHRIINNPNESGLVVSLRDDEEMTKETMRKILNQQFKEEIEEIGSERLLANLEFNDQLEILYYPPGYITPEEFFHRMFISLHRLMRRNQKLSVLFNSLDQLAARFPLCAKQEIFVPGMIESLSGEGITSIFIAVEEPGQPAEQYGLLPMADLILSFHLHRFPFEDYKKHLKETWEIDEDKANRISEESKDTKREEIVLQVVRFAGGQRAGAKGLLELVDEDKIDESLYPNGAGLYFTRLSPKFSQGEFVRKQEKGEG